Proteins encoded by one window of Salmonirosea aquatica:
- a CDS encoding PepSY-associated TM helix domain-containing protein, which produces MYKPGRLLFSIHSWLGLITGFFLILLGLSGSMLVFMEELDPVIYRSALAVKPEGTPLSLDSLYHIITTHYPNLDGIAWMNPEASPEHSYQFRLYMNDMRLISYDLGAININQYTGQVLRQGRSDDLEVGWIEWLFQFHFSLHLGMPGAALTAIFGLCMLASLFTGVVVYRRFVWKVLTFRMRINRKSWRTVTSDLHRIVGVWSLGLNALIFFTGFWLNLFAFEKKTWDNETIPTPANTLAQVSLQDLYGQALQKAPDFTPDYVYLPTQPQRKFSVRGYYHDENRLFSGSNAIVFDAYTGKFEGLTRYSDLSGGEKIEATVHPLHVGNYGGTFVKVLYVILGLTPGFLSVTGFLLWWRHKRKKTSKRLITATR; this is translated from the coding sequence ATGTATAAACCGGGCCGTCTTCTTTTCAGTATCCACAGTTGGTTGGGCCTGATCACAGGTTTTTTTCTGATCCTGCTCGGGCTAAGTGGATCGATGCTCGTTTTCATGGAGGAACTGGACCCGGTCATTTATCGCAGTGCCCTGGCGGTCAAACCGGAAGGTACTCCCTTGTCGCTCGATAGCCTCTATCACATCATCACTACCCACTATCCCAATCTTGACGGGATAGCCTGGATGAATCCCGAAGCATCTCCGGAGCATTCGTATCAATTTCGTCTCTACATGAATGATATGCGATTGATTTCCTACGACCTGGGGGCCATCAATATTAACCAGTACACGGGTCAGGTGCTCCGGCAGGGGCGCAGTGACGACCTCGAGGTAGGCTGGATCGAATGGCTCTTCCAGTTTCATTTTTCGCTTCATCTCGGCATGCCCGGCGCGGCGTTAACGGCCATTTTCGGGCTATGCATGCTGGCTTCCCTGTTTACAGGAGTCGTTGTTTATCGCCGATTCGTCTGGAAGGTACTGACGTTTCGGATGCGCATCAACCGCAAGAGCTGGCGTACCGTTACATCCGACCTGCACCGTATAGTAGGGGTATGGTCTTTGGGACTCAATGCCCTTATTTTCTTTACTGGATTCTGGTTGAATCTTTTTGCGTTCGAAAAGAAAACCTGGGACAATGAAACGATCCCCACGCCCGCCAACACCCTTGCTCAAGTCTCCCTGCAGGACCTGTACGGGCAGGCCCTGCAAAAAGCGCCTGATTTTACGCCTGATTATGTGTACCTGCCTACTCAGCCCCAGCGGAAATTCAGCGTAAGAGGATATTATCACGATGAAAACCGGCTATTTTCGGGGAGCAATGCCATTGTGTTTGATGCCTATACCGGAAAGTTCGAGGGACTGACGCGTTACTCGGATTTATCGGGCGGGGAGAAAATTGAAGCTACCGTCCATCCCCTGCACGTCGGGAATTACGGGGGTACCTTTGTTAAAGTTCTGTACGTTATCTTGGGGCTTACCCCCGGTTTTTTGTCAGTGACGGGTTTTCTGCTTTGGTGGCGCCACAAGCGAAAAAAAACATCCAAACGTTTGATTACCGCTACCCGATGA
- a CDS encoding rhamnogalacturonan lyase family protein — MKHIIILPLFFILLLPHAHAQSLLPVPASSFLDEIPKGNTITTAAEQRVPWLFNNTGIKLNSATNLMTQVNVENEGTYHLYVRSGGEKGSFKVAVNDQVTAGIFGSAPWGWKEGGTFRLHQGLNYLKITRILPGAVFDVLVLSEVPTLNEEKVRTLQLNPDVKLLKEYKIPRSNAVKFGDVNGDGQTDFLVLEPDFSAHVYDHSGQELWQWKAPEEYTKERSEFEAPGVLWDFDGDGKAEVMHWRMVEGKELLVMANGATGRVKKQTDWPTQPLPHVYNNFRLAIAKLTQGIPNELAVFTDYGGTMHVSAYNADLQQLWIHTEHRKKDNLGHYIYPADLNNDGIDEVLVGSLLLDANGKEIWNRFDLLPDNHDHADSYKFGDLNGDGKMDIVTANSETGIFIYEAMTGKIIWQQVAEHTQQIQVGNFLKNTPIPQVVAGGRVYGNRQIGEPYLSSQLYWFDNTGILLSKWPGQPINGNPDFVKGDWRGDGQEELFWYKFRLNDRGKGELYFPDPVFHQFDFMGKGAEEVITLSNGFLRVYGSATAKHTNKDRKRNKLYLKNNVVNHTHY, encoded by the coding sequence ATGAAGCACATCATTATCCTACCCCTGTTTTTCATTCTCCTCTTACCCCATGCCCACGCGCAGAGCCTTTTGCCAGTTCCGGCATCATCTTTTCTAGACGAGATACCCAAAGGAAATACGATTACCACGGCTGCCGAGCAGCGGGTACCCTGGCTGTTTAATAACACTGGAATCAAGCTCAATTCAGCCACGAACCTGATGACGCAGGTGAACGTAGAAAATGAAGGTACCTATCATCTTTATGTGAGAAGCGGCGGCGAAAAAGGTTCGTTCAAAGTGGCCGTAAACGATCAGGTAACGGCTGGTATTTTTGGGAGCGCACCCTGGGGCTGGAAAGAAGGGGGTACCTTCCGCCTGCATCAGGGACTGAACTACCTAAAAATCACCCGCATCCTGCCGGGGGCTGTATTTGATGTACTGGTGCTGAGTGAGGTACCTACCCTGAACGAAGAAAAGGTACGTACCCTGCAACTGAACCCCGATGTAAAACTGCTAAAGGAATATAAAATCCCCCGATCCAACGCAGTGAAATTTGGTGATGTCAACGGCGACGGGCAAACCGATTTTCTGGTGCTGGAACCCGATTTTTCGGCGCATGTCTATGACCACAGCGGCCAGGAACTCTGGCAATGGAAAGCGCCGGAAGAGTACACCAAAGAGCGTTCGGAGTTTGAAGCACCGGGGGTACTGTGGGATTTTGACGGTGATGGCAAGGCCGAAGTAATGCATTGGCGCATGGTGGAAGGAAAAGAACTACTGGTCATGGCCAACGGCGCAACCGGCCGCGTAAAAAAGCAAACTGACTGGCCCACCCAACCCCTGCCGCATGTGTACAACAATTTTCGCCTGGCCATCGCCAAGCTGACCCAAGGTATTCCCAACGAACTGGCCGTCTTTACCGATTACGGGGGTACCATGCATGTAAGCGCCTACAATGCCGATTTGCAACAACTGTGGATACACACCGAACATCGGAAGAAAGACAACCTCGGGCACTACATCTACCCGGCGGACCTGAACAACGATGGGATAGACGAAGTGCTGGTAGGTTCGTTGTTGCTCGATGCCAATGGAAAAGAAATCTGGAACCGCTTTGACCTGCTCCCCGATAACCACGACCACGCCGACAGCTACAAGTTTGGCGATCTGAACGGGGATGGTAAAATGGATATCGTGACCGCCAATAGCGAAACCGGTATTTTTATCTACGAAGCTATGACGGGCAAAATCATCTGGCAGCAGGTAGCCGAACACACTCAGCAAATACAGGTAGGTAATTTCCTGAAAAATACGCCCATCCCGCAAGTGGTAGCCGGTGGCAGAGTGTACGGCAACCGTCAGATCGGCGAACCGTACTTATCCAGCCAGCTTTATTGGTTCGACAATACGGGTATTTTACTCAGCAAATGGCCGGGACAGCCCATCAATGGCAATCCTGATTTTGTGAAAGGCGACTGGCGGGGCGATGGCCAGGAAGAACTTTTCTGGTACAAATTCCGCCTCAATGATCGGGGCAAGGGGGAACTCTATTTTCCTGATCCGGTCTTTCACCAGTTTGATTTTATGGGTAAAGGGGCCGAAGAGGTGATCACCTTGAGCAATGGCTTCCTGCGGGTATACGGCAGCGCCACGGCGAAGCATACCAACAAAGATCGTAAGAGGAACAAGCTGTACCTGAAAAACAATGTGGTGAACCATACACATTATTGA
- a CDS encoding DUF4385 domain-containing protein yields MARNAFNYSLDFDTTDFRKHPELYRIGVGEQGVLLVQPYKSEILPYWKFKTEAVARESAEKIYAIFEQYLKDHDFVGADMARKYLQMGFTRARRYANHKSGRKYSVSEEDNTEGRGYPYSSGSKNKGNPLLEQEEDALTNEKARAATVFKEYWFRAKDHPEYLRQKQAFRERYYE; encoded by the coding sequence ATGGCCCGCAATGCCTTCAACTATTCCCTGGATTTTGACACTACCGATTTTCGGAAGCACCCCGAGCTTTACCGCATTGGGGTAGGGGAGCAGGGTGTACTGCTGGTGCAGCCCTACAAATCGGAGATTCTACCCTACTGGAAGTTCAAAACCGAAGCCGTAGCTCGCGAATCAGCGGAGAAAATTTACGCTATTTTTGAACAGTACCTCAAAGACCACGATTTTGTGGGAGCCGATATGGCCCGCAAGTATCTGCAGATGGGTTTCACCCGCGCCCGACGCTACGCCAACCACAAAAGCGGCCGCAAGTATTCGGTCAGCGAAGAGGATAATACCGAAGGTCGAGGGTACCCCTATTCCTCGGGGAGCAAAAACAAAGGTAATCCACTGCTGGAACAGGAAGAAGATGCCCTTACCAACGAAAAAGCACGGGCGGCAACGGTATTTAAAGAATACTGGTTCCGGGCCAAGGATCACCCGGAGTATCTGCGGCAGAAGCAGGCATTCCGTGAGCGGTATTACGAATGA
- a CDS encoding GNAT family N-acetyltransferase: MRKKYERRGVPSPGLNPLQLKALHLRKTIVPATMYTLATPNKSDYPTLLAIWEASVRATHHFLHEGAVEFFKKIIQENEVFDQVKLTVVRDADPMILGFMGVSEHRLEMLFLAPEARGKGIGKILLRHAIDNLGITHVDVNEQNGEALKFYEKAGFRVISRSELDGTGKPYPILHMQLPA, from the coding sequence GTGCGGAAAAAATACGAACGCCGGGGGGTACCTTCGCCGGGCCTGAATCCTTTGCAATTGAAAGCCCTACATTTGCGGAAAACAATAGTCCCCGCCACGATGTACACGTTAGCTACCCCCAATAAATCCGATTACCCCACCCTTTTGGCCATCTGGGAAGCTTCGGTACGGGCCACGCACCATTTTCTGCATGAGGGTGCCGTTGAGTTTTTTAAAAAGATTATTCAGGAAAATGAGGTGTTCGATCAGGTTAAATTGACCGTGGTACGGGATGCCGACCCAATGATCCTGGGTTTTATGGGAGTGAGTGAACACAGGCTGGAAATGCTTTTCCTGGCTCCCGAGGCCAGAGGGAAAGGAATTGGCAAAATACTCCTCAGGCATGCCATCGACAATCTGGGTATTACCCATGTGGATGTCAATGAACAGAATGGGGAGGCGTTGAAGTTTTATGAAAAAGCCGGGTTTAGGGTGATCTCACGATCCGAACTAGACGGAACCGGAAAGCCTTATCCCATTCTGCACATGCAGCTTCCTGCATAG
- a CDS encoding catalase yields MNEKLKELDKNREDSIDQFLTTNQGLRVSDDQNSLKAGDRGPSLLEDFILREKITHFDHERIPERVVHARGAAAHGIFEAYDSNSEFTKAHFLQPGVKTPVFTRFSTVAGSRGSTDLARDVRGFAVKFYTQEGVFDLVGNNMPVFFIQDAIKFPDLIHAVKPEPNNEIPQAASAHDTFWDFISITPESMHMIMWVMSDRAIPRSLRMMEGFGVHTFRFINKEGKARFVKFHWKPMLGVHSVVWDEAQLISGRDPDFHRRDLWDSIENGDFPEWELGVQIVEEEDEHKFDFDLLDATKIIPEELVPVTKLGKMTLNRNPDNYFAETEQVAFHLGHLVPGLDFTNDPLLQGRLFSYTDTQLKRLGGPNFHEIPINRSVAPVHNNQRDGHMRQEINKGQTSYSPNTIAKGCPFQAGQDMSGFTSYAERVDGQKVRARSKSFIDHYSQALLFWNSMTDTEKTHIVKALRFELGKVKMEEIRKRMLIQLAQVDQKLAVLVGNGLGLQVPSAKDVQLNLGVPADADPADYQSEPAKSDVGSSEALSMDKPQNKGIKTRQIAILAADGASGAQLTAMKEALMAEGAMVKLVAPHLGMLKPDSGEAMKIDGSLQTEASVLYDAVYVPGGQSSVDTLKQEPDAVRFVREAFMHCKPIAASGEGVDFLKATEKMGADGLLDSEGVISGQNSDDVPQQFIEAIGKHRFWSREKSLV; encoded by the coding sequence ATGAATGAAAAGCTGAAAGAGTTGGACAAAAATCGTGAAGACAGTATCGACCAGTTTTTGACCACTAACCAAGGGCTGCGAGTCAGTGACGATCAGAATTCCTTGAAGGCAGGCGACCGGGGCCCTTCGCTGTTGGAAGATTTTATTCTCCGCGAAAAGATTACCCACTTTGACCACGAACGTATCCCCGAGCGGGTAGTTCACGCCCGGGGTGCGGCGGCCCACGGTATTTTTGAAGCCTACGACTCCAATTCTGAGTTTACAAAGGCTCATTTCTTACAACCGGGCGTTAAGACCCCGGTATTTACCCGTTTTTCTACGGTGGCTGGTTCGCGGGGATCTACCGACCTGGCCCGCGATGTGCGTGGCTTCGCCGTCAAGTTCTACACCCAGGAAGGGGTATTCGATCTGGTGGGCAACAATATGCCGGTCTTTTTTATTCAGGACGCAATAAAGTTTCCGGACTTGATTCATGCCGTCAAGCCCGAACCCAATAACGAAATTCCGCAGGCTGCTTCGGCGCATGATACCTTTTGGGACTTTATTTCCATCACGCCCGAATCCATGCACATGATCATGTGGGTCATGTCTGACCGTGCTATTCCCCGGAGTTTACGAATGATGGAAGGTTTTGGTGTGCATACTTTCCGGTTCATCAATAAGGAAGGCAAAGCGCGGTTTGTAAAATTCCATTGGAAACCCATGCTGGGGGTACATTCGGTCGTTTGGGATGAAGCGCAGTTGATATCGGGACGCGATCCCGACTTTCACCGTCGCGACCTCTGGGATTCGATCGAAAACGGCGACTTTCCCGAATGGGAGCTCGGCGTACAGATTGTAGAGGAAGAAGACGAACACAAGTTTGACTTCGACCTTCTGGATGCGACCAAAATTATCCCCGAGGAATTGGTGCCTGTGACCAAACTGGGCAAAATGACGCTCAACCGAAACCCCGACAACTACTTTGCCGAAACCGAGCAGGTAGCTTTTCACCTGGGGCATCTGGTACCGGGGCTGGATTTTACCAACGATCCGCTGCTACAGGGTAGGTTGTTCTCTTATACCGATACCCAGCTGAAACGCCTGGGTGGCCCGAATTTTCACGAAATTCCAATCAACCGTTCCGTAGCTCCCGTGCATAACAATCAGCGCGATGGGCACATGCGGCAGGAGATTAACAAAGGCCAGACTAGCTACAGTCCCAATACCATCGCGAAGGGCTGTCCCTTCCAGGCCGGACAGGATATGAGCGGATTTACGAGCTACGCCGAGCGGGTCGATGGGCAGAAAGTACGGGCTCGTAGCAAGAGCTTCATCGACCATTACAGCCAGGCTCTGCTATTCTGGAATAGCATGACGGACACCGAAAAAACGCACATCGTCAAAGCGCTGCGTTTTGAGTTGGGCAAAGTAAAAATGGAAGAAATCCGGAAACGGATGCTGATTCAGCTGGCTCAGGTCGATCAAAAGCTGGCCGTCCTGGTGGGAAATGGCCTGGGCTTGCAGGTACCTTCGGCCAAAGATGTGCAGCTCAACCTGGGCGTACCGGCAGACGCCGATCCGGCCGACTACCAGTCGGAACCCGCGAAGTCGGATGTCGGTAGCTCGGAAGCACTCAGTATGGACAAGCCGCAGAACAAGGGCATCAAAACCCGGCAAATTGCGATTCTGGCTGCCGATGGGGCCAGTGGCGCGCAATTGACCGCAATGAAAGAAGCGCTCATGGCCGAAGGGGCCATGGTCAAATTGGTGGCTCCCCATTTGGGTATGCTGAAACCTGACTCCGGCGAGGCGATGAAAATAGATGGTAGTTTACAGACCGAAGCTTCGGTACTCTACGACGCCGTGTACGTACCCGGCGGCCAGTCGAGCGTCGATACGCTGAAACAAGAGCCTGATGCAGTTCGGTTTGTGCGCGAGGCCTTCATGCACTGCAAGCCGATTGCCGCGAGTGGCGAGGGAGTTGATTTCCTGAAAGCTACGGAAAAGATGGGGGCCGACGGACTGCTGGACAGCGAAGGGGTTATTTCAGGACAAAACTCTGACGATGTACCTCAGCAATTCATCGAGGCCATCGGCAAGCACCGGTTCTGGAGCCGGGAGAAGTCGTTGGTTTAG
- a CDS encoding MGH1-like glycoside hydrolase domain-containing protein, whose translation MENIRLSQSSDHKKWKKWGPYLSERQWGTVREDYSPGGNAWTYINHDLARSYTYRWGEEGIGGFCDSDQVLCLAPVFWNGQDTILKERLFGLTNGEGNHGEDVKELYFHLDSSPTHSYCKYLYKYPQSAFPYMELLQQNRRDRLSPEYELLDTDMFRDNRYFDCYIEYAKADINDILMQVTVHNRGPEAATIHVLPHLWYRNFWKHNTRFSRPEIGSYSDNCLKAVSSRNGSFYLYHQEGEQLFCENETNNQRIFHRPNDAAYVKDGINNYIVNGQDTVNPEKLGTKSAIWLQGTIEPGASKTFRVRLSKGVVADPWTGFDDIVSRRRSETDDFYLKITPKSLSDSQKSLLRSSLSGLLWTKQFYYLDVFKWLFGEPHEKPPVRHFKRNFAWQHLTCRNIISMPDKWEYPWFAAWDLAFHAASFVHVDSHFAKQQVQVVLREYYMHPNGQIPAYEWSFSDVNPPVHAWGVWYVYEADKKKTGVPDWDFLERAFQKLLMNFTWWVNQKDENGTDIFEGGFLGLDNIGVFDRNHMPPGIKKLQQADATSWMAMYAINMLRISLELAQNNKSFEESAAKFFRHFLNIGWAMHHIGKKDISLWDDQDAFYYDAIQFENGTSERLRIRSLVGIIPLLAVEIIPKDMFVKLREFNTRLQVIKLTRPDLTRVISDIEEMNKDGNYLFAIMVGDRLESLLKRLLDEAEFLSDYGIRSLSKYYQENPFVFGYQGHEYRIQYEPGESSSDMFGGNSNWRGPIWFPLNYLIINALRKYHTYYGDGYTYEFPAKSGNKLTLKQIALELTKRLLRIFERNGSGAYEYHAKEHTQWSQAHFAEHHLFYEFFHGDTGQGLGAAHQTGWTALIANLLLEMEEE comes from the coding sequence ATGGAGAATATTCGCCTTTCTCAGTCATCCGATCATAAAAAATGGAAAAAATGGGGCCCCTACCTATCCGAACGACAGTGGGGTACGGTCCGGGAGGATTATAGTCCCGGGGGTAATGCCTGGACCTACATCAACCACGATCTGGCCCGCAGCTACACCTACCGATGGGGCGAGGAGGGAATCGGGGGATTTTGTGACAGCGACCAGGTACTGTGCCTGGCGCCCGTGTTCTGGAATGGCCAGGACACCATTCTGAAAGAAAGGCTCTTCGGCCTTACCAACGGCGAGGGCAACCATGGCGAGGATGTGAAGGAACTTTACTTTCACCTCGATTCGTCCCCTACCCATTCCTACTGCAAGTACCTGTATAAATATCCGCAATCAGCGTTTCCATACATGGAACTACTCCAGCAAAACCGTCGGGACCGTCTGAGTCCCGAATACGAACTGCTGGATACGGATATGTTCAGGGACAATCGTTATTTTGATTGTTACATCGAGTACGCCAAAGCTGACATCAACGACATCCTGATGCAGGTTACGGTACATAACCGAGGGCCTGAGGCAGCCACAATACATGTGCTGCCCCACCTGTGGTACCGTAATTTCTGGAAGCACAACACCCGTTTCAGCCGTCCCGAAATCGGTTCTTACTCAGACAATTGCCTGAAAGCCGTTTCTTCGCGCAATGGCAGTTTTTATCTGTATCACCAGGAGGGTGAGCAGTTGTTTTGTGAAAACGAAACCAATAACCAACGCATTTTTCACCGGCCCAATGATGCAGCCTATGTCAAGGATGGCATCAACAATTATATCGTCAATGGGCAGGATACCGTCAATCCCGAAAAACTAGGTACCAAGTCGGCCATCTGGTTGCAGGGAACGATCGAGCCCGGAGCATCGAAAACCTTTAGAGTGCGGCTAAGCAAGGGTGTTGTGGCCGATCCCTGGACCGGCTTTGACGATATTGTGTCCAGGCGGCGGTCTGAAACGGATGACTTTTACTTAAAAATCACCCCCAAAAGCCTTTCTGACTCCCAGAAGAGTTTGTTGCGCAGTTCATTGAGCGGATTGCTGTGGACCAAGCAATTCTACTACCTGGATGTGTTCAAATGGCTCTTCGGGGAACCCCACGAAAAACCGCCTGTCCGTCATTTCAAGCGTAACTTCGCCTGGCAGCACCTTACCTGCCGCAATATTATCTCTATGCCCGATAAATGGGAGTACCCCTGGTTCGCGGCCTGGGATCTGGCTTTTCATGCCGCGAGTTTTGTACACGTGGATTCTCATTTTGCCAAGCAGCAGGTCCAGGTAGTTTTGCGCGAGTATTACATGCATCCCAACGGGCAGATTCCGGCCTACGAGTGGAGTTTCAGTGATGTGAACCCTCCTGTACACGCCTGGGGCGTATGGTACGTATATGAAGCCGACAAGAAAAAAACGGGTGTCCCTGACTGGGATTTTTTAGAACGTGCTTTCCAGAAACTACTCATGAACTTTACGTGGTGGGTCAATCAGAAAGACGAAAACGGCACGGACATATTCGAGGGGGGCTTTCTGGGGCTGGATAACATCGGGGTTTTCGATCGTAACCACATGCCGCCTGGTATCAAAAAACTACAGCAGGCCGACGCGACCAGCTGGATGGCCATGTATGCCATCAACATGCTGCGAATCTCGCTGGAACTGGCTCAGAACAACAAGTCCTTTGAAGAATCGGCCGCCAAGTTTTTCCGGCATTTTCTGAACATAGGCTGGGCCATGCACCATATCGGTAAAAAGGACATATCACTTTGGGACGATCAGGATGCTTTCTATTACGACGCCATTCAGTTTGAGAATGGTACCAGCGAGCGGCTGCGAATCCGCTCGCTGGTAGGTATCATTCCACTGTTGGCAGTGGAGATCATACCGAAGGATATGTTCGTCAAGCTACGGGAATTCAATACGCGGCTGCAGGTGATCAAGCTCACCCGCCCCGACCTGACGCGGGTGATTTCGGATATTGAGGAAATGAATAAGGACGGTAACTACCTGTTTGCAATCATGGTAGGCGACCGACTCGAATCGCTTTTGAAGCGTCTGTTGGACGAGGCCGAATTCTTGTCCGACTACGGCATCCGCTCCTTGTCCAAGTACTATCAGGAAAATCCGTTTGTATTTGGCTACCAGGGACATGAGTACCGGATTCAGTATGAGCCCGGCGAGAGTTCGAGCGATATGTTCGGCGGCAATTCCAACTGGCGCGGACCGATCTGGTTTCCCCTGAACTACCTGATCATTAACGCGCTACGTAAGTACCATACCTACTATGGCGATGGGTATACCTATGAATTTCCGGCCAAATCGGGCAACAAGCTGACACTGAAACAGATTGCCCTGGAACTTACCAAACGCCTCCTGCGGATTTTTGAACGCAATGGCAGCGGAGCCTACGAGTACCATGCCAAAGAACACACCCAATGGTCACAAGCCCATTTTGCCGAGCACCACCTGTTTTATGAGTTTTTTCATGGCGATACTGGCCAGGGCCTCGGGGCTGCCCATCAAACCGGCTGGACCGCTCTGATTGCCAATTTGTTATTAGAAATGGAGGAAGAATAG
- a CDS encoding sterol desaturase family protein, which yields MIEILKYKNYFEITIISVLLNAIILLISVFVYHLLSKTLVKQKFREASYPIYKKDIILLVVVLLCNAIIFIIGVILWKNEYIILHENATFLDIALKTILLIFCMDFLMYFFHRLMHSKILFPLVHKRHHEHDSTNSISLFVLHPIEAIGFGMLIIALLYVFHFPPESIAIYLSINLLWGTIAHLNVEVLPKKISHLFLINTLGTAKFHNIHHQNINYNFGFYTLVWDKLFNTLRIYPLDNEEEKSTSFY from the coding sequence ATGATAGAAATATTAAAGTATAAAAACTATTTTGAGATTACTATAATTAGTGTTCTCCTAAATGCAATAATTTTATTAATTTCTGTTTTTGTATATCATTTATTATCGAAAACTCTGGTAAAGCAAAAATTCAGAGAAGCATCATACCCGATTTATAAAAAAGACATTATCTTATTAGTAGTGGTTTTACTTTGTAATGCTATTATATTCATAATAGGCGTCATATTATGGAAAAATGAGTATATTATACTTCATGAAAATGCAACTTTTTTAGACATTGCTTTGAAAACCATATTGCTGATTTTTTGTATGGATTTTCTAATGTATTTTTTTCACCGATTAATGCATTCAAAAATCTTGTTTCCATTGGTGCATAAAAGGCATCATGAACACGATTCAACCAATTCAATCAGTCTTTTCGTACTTCATCCTATTGAAGCAATTGGGTTCGGAATGTTGATTATAGCACTTCTTTACGTCTTTCATTTTCCTCCGGAGAGTATAGCCATATATCTTTCTATAAATCTATTGTGGGGTACAATTGCGCATCTTAATGTGGAAGTTCTACCAAAAAAAATATCACATCTATTTTTAATCAATACCTTAGGTACGGCAAAATTTCATAACATTCATCATCAAAATATAAATTATAATTTTGGATTTTACACCTTAGTTTGGGATAAATTGTTCAATACTTTAAGAATATATCCTTTGGATAATGAAGAAGAGAAAAGTACATCGTTCTACTAA
- a CDS encoding EamA family transporter produces the protein MAETLLTALAVFLRIIANPAENVFQKQLTVRGTHPLLVNFLTYALLSCVCFAMAFNTKWDGLPTQFWMYSVLGGMAGALGNGFLVRALQRGDLSVLGPINSYKSVIGVLFGIFLLGEIPNRWGILGITLIICGSYFVLDTTPEKFPGKLLQKPEIQYRLWAMVLTAIEAVFVKKIILASSTLLAFMSWCFFGAAFSLLLLFVYRLDIRKEVARVERRDFGTYLYLLVCMGTMQLTTNYAFAHMAVGYALSLFQLSTLVSVLLGYRIFQEGDMRKKLAGSILMIAGSVVIILL, from the coding sequence TTGGCCGAGACCCTACTGACTGCACTGGCTGTTTTTTTAAGGATTATTGCCAACCCTGCCGAGAATGTCTTCCAAAAGCAACTCACCGTACGGGGTACCCATCCCCTGCTCGTCAATTTCCTGACGTACGCACTATTGTCTTGTGTGTGCTTTGCCATGGCCTTCAACACGAAATGGGACGGATTGCCGACGCAGTTCTGGATGTACTCGGTGCTGGGCGGAATGGCGGGAGCGCTGGGCAACGGTTTTCTGGTCAGGGCGCTGCAACGGGGCGACCTTTCGGTCCTGGGGCCGATCAATTCCTATAAATCGGTGATTGGGGTACTTTTCGGGATTTTCCTACTCGGGGAAATTCCTAATCGGTGGGGCATACTGGGGATCACGCTGATTATCTGCGGCAGCTATTTTGTGCTCGATACCACGCCGGAAAAATTCCCGGGGAAACTTTTGCAAAAGCCGGAAATCCAGTACCGTTTGTGGGCTATGGTACTTACGGCCATTGAGGCGGTTTTTGTCAAGAAAATCATTCTGGCGTCATCCACCCTCCTCGCTTTCATGAGCTGGTGTTTTTTTGGAGCGGCTTTTTCATTGCTGCTTCTGTTTGTTTACCGGCTGGATATCAGAAAGGAAGTAGCCAGAGTCGAACGCCGCGATTTTGGTACGTACCTTTATCTGCTTGTTTGCATGGGTACCATGCAGCTGACCACCAACTACGCCTTCGCGCATATGGCGGTAGGTTATGCCTTGTCGTTGTTTCAGCTTTCGACGCTGGTAAGTGTGCTGCTCGGGTACCGAATCTTTCAGGAGGGAGACATGCGGAAAAAGCTGGCCGGTTCGATCCTCATGATTGCCGGGTCTGTGGTGATTATACTGCTGTAA